The Dickeya poaceiphila DNA window ACCGAATAAAGTACCGGAAGGTCCCCACATATCGTGATTCTTCAACCAGAAAAATAGGGTAGTAAAACGCCCCAGCTCACCTGATTCCATAATATAATTGGTATCGAAAATATAACTTAACGAATCCAGAAATACGCTAGCGGCGCTTTTTGTTGGATCGCTGCCAAACGCCGAGGAGTAACCAGAAGCCAAAATCGTAATCGCCACGGTAATCAGTAACGCCATGCCGATCAAAATCAGTAAAATCGCTTTCAGGTTGACATTACTCAATCCATTAATATAACCCGGCATCATCCAAACACAGGCCAGTAATAACGGTGAAATCAGGATAACGAACTTCACTTCTCCCAGGATACAGAGGCTAAATCCCAAAATGATATGTAATGCCGTGGATTTAAAGGACGTCAAACCATGTTTAAACTCCGACACTTTCAGCAGCATAATCAGCAGACAGAACAACCCCATCGCTGCGGTATTCCCGCCACCCATGGGATCGCCGCCAAAAGTACCGACCACGGAATCCCATTTTTCATCTTCGCCACGCAAGGCTACCCGCTTTGGTAAAACGAATAACACCTGATAAAACACGACGGGAAATTGCGCGTAGAACACCCAATACAAGCTACAGGTCACGCGATAAATTTGTGATTCCCGGCAAAATCCCAGCAACAGGCAAAACATAATCAGCGATAACGCAATCTCGTTTTTAAAACCGACAATGGTGACGGTTATTCCCCCCTGCAATAGCGTAGACACCAACGCCATCGCCATAAAAGAGAGATAAAGCGTGATAACCATCAGTTCCTGGGTATCTAAATGCAATCCATCGTAACGGGTTTGCATGATGAGCAGCGCTGACATGATCAGAACCATAAAAAAGGGTAACCACAGCACCGCCAGCAAACCGGTGAAATATTGCGTCAGCCCACAAAACACCAACGTAATAAAGACATATGCCTGCAGATAATGTCCGGTATTTAAATTCATGATTCAGTCATCATGCTTTTCAGCGCATTAGCACGCTTATTCACTTTTATATAAATGAACGCGTAGCGCACCAGCGTCAATACCGAAAAAAGAATCATTGATGTAGCATACTGATGATAAAAATAAGGCACTATCACAAAAGCGATTAATACAATACTTAATTGCTCCAGCTGAATACGCAGAAAATAGCGATGAGATCCAAATATTAATTCAATCACCGTCAACGGACATACTGCCAGCGCCGGGAATAAGTAAGGTAACATATAGCGAGACGTAGGAATGGAATTGATCCATTCCTCGCTGAAAAAAAGATTCATCACCAACGGATAACACACAAACACACCTAATGTGCAGATGACGCCTGCTGCCAATAATACCCGACGAACCTTTTTGAATTCATCATAGTTAAATCGCTTATTTCTAAAATCGGCGGACCATGACGAAAAAATAGAGTTACGCACCGCATTGCCGATGATCACAACCGGCGACAGACAAAAACGGCTTACCACCGAAAAATAACCCGCAGTCAACGAAGAGAACCAAAAATTAATCAGCATAATCGGCAAATTATTATTTACCATCGCCAGCACTTCCGCACTGCCAACGCGGGTGAGGTGGTGAAAATGCTGAGTAAAGAATGCCGTATTACGCTGCAGACTAAAATGCCTAAACGTAATGATGTGAATATTAAATGAATACAAGATGCAGCCGCTAATCAGCGCCATCATGGTGCAAGCCCAAGCCCAATAAAAGGCGGAGCTATGTGAGGTGAACACAACCGACAATACCACCACCGTCGAAACAGAAAGTCGCTGAAAAGCCAGAAAACGATAGTTGCCCGCGCGCAGCGATAAATTCTCGGCTATCAATACCAGCGCATAGGAAAGCGTGAGCAGGTAGAGAAAGAATACGTTTTGCTGGAACAACCATGCGGTCAGTACGGCGTAAGGCACCGCAGTAATCAGGCTTTGCAGCGTACTGAACACCACGTTTTGCGCCAACTCACTGTCTTGCTGTTTTGGGATCAGCAGTTGCGATGCAAAGGTACAGACCTGTGCCCCCACCAGCACGATGCTGTAGTTCAGCGCGTAAATCCCCACCTCGGCCATATCATATTTATGAGAAATCAGCCAGATAGACAACGCGCCAATCAGTTGTGAAAGCACCGAGGAACTCGCAATGGTAGAAACACTTTTCAGTAAACTCATATTTTCACTAAACTCATAGATGACCTGTGCGGTTGATGAGCGCATTCATGTGATGGCTCAGGGAACGTATTCCCTCTTTGGTTTCAAGGTCGTTATCAGCCACCTGATTTATTACCGCGCCAATCAGCACCGCGTGGTGATGTTTCACTTTCTCAATGGCACTCAACACATCGCCAGCACGCCACGCACCGGCTTTCAATACAAAAATCAGCCCATCGGTCACCCGATTAATCAGTTGAATATCCTGAGTTTGATTCACAGCAGCCACGTCAATAATTATTCGCTGATAACGTGTTCTCAGTTCCGCCATCAACGTTGCGACCTGTTCGGATGACAGCATCAGCAAAGAAGACATCTGTGCATTACCACGCGGCAGGAAGCTTAAATTTTCACTGACCGTCACCAGAGCGGCATCCATAATGGATTGGTCTTGCAGTATTTCTGCCATGCCAATCGCAGAAGGTTGCGCCAAATCTTGCGTCAATCCGGCGTTGTTAAAGAAATCCAGATCGATAAGCAGCGTTTTTTGGTCCGCACTGAAGGATGTCGCCAGCAAATGCGCCAGCAGTGATCGCCCTTCACCGGCTTCCGTCGAACTGATGGCAATGGTTTGGCAGGATGGATGAGACAGCAAAATATGGGTCCTGATGCTGTGGACAATATCCACATCCAGCGGTGACTCGGTTATCAAGCGCACCACCTGTGTTCGTCTCAACCCATTGGTAAAACGGCGAATTTCACCCACTGGCTCCACATTAAGGCGCTTTTTCATCTGGCTGATGCTGTTGATTGAATTATCCAGCGCGGCTCTCACGATGAAATAAACCACCGAGAAAATCAGGGTCAGCATGACAGCCATCACCAGCAGCATCGCTTTATTCGGTTTCGACGGCTTGTCAGCCGGCACCGCAGGGTCATACAACACCGCATCCGGTTCTAAGTAGTTGCCGGCAAGCGTCTGCTCTTTGGTGCGTTGATAGAGCGCCTTATAGAGTTCTTTCGTTTTCTCCAGCGCCGTCGTCAGGTTGTTGTATTCATCACGTTTAGACGCCAGCGTCTGGAAGGCCGCTTTTTGTTGATCCAACAGTTGCTGATAGTATTTTTCATCCCTCAGCGCCGCTTGATACTGCTTACTCAGCCCCGTTTCCAGTTCGAGTAACACGGTGCGGGTCTGTTCCTCAATCGCCTGAACCTGGGCTTCCGCTTCCAAAATCTTGGTATGTTTCAGCCCATAGCGTTTGCGTAAATCATATAAAGAACGTCGGGCCTGCGTCAGCGCAATGCGCAAATCCTGAATCTGAGCATGATTAGAAATATCGGGCAGCGAAATGATGTTTTCCAGCGATTTTCCTGCATTCAAACGTACGCTGTTATAGTTCGTTTCTGCGGTGATGCGACGCTGGGTAGCATCCGCCAGCTTCGTGGTGACGATACCCAACTGTTCCGTTTCAAAACCATCCACACCACGGAACGTGAGCAACCCTTCTCTCTTTAGAAACTGATCGATAGCGGCCTGCTGCGCTACAACTTGCTGCCACACCTCTTCCATCTGTTTTTGGTTCAATTCCCTGGCTTTTAACGTCTTAAGGTGTTTTTGTCTCGCCGTATAATTAATGAATGCTTGCGCAACCCCGTTAGCGATTTCAGCCGAAAGCGCCGGCGATGCCGATTCATATGAGATAGTGGCGAGATGCGTGGTGCGAACACCGTTAATCGTCAGGTTTGGCACCATCGCTTTCAGCGCACGATCAACCTGTTGTTGCTCATCAGCCTGGTTATCCGCATTTTTGTCAGAATCACCGTTAATCGCTGAATTTTGGTACAATTTGATGTCCCGTACCGCTTGTTCAAGCACAATACGTGACTGCATCAACGCATACTGCGTTTCGTAATAGCCACTGCGGGTGGAATCGTAGCCATCGACCTGCGGCAAGGGTGAAACATTATCTTGTTGCGCTTTAATCAGCACCGTGGCCGTCGAAACATATTTAGGCGTGATCATGTTAATCAGCGGGTATGCCACTGCCGCAGCAACCAAGCCAGACAGGGCTATCTTCCAGCCGTTTTTTTTGAGTTCTTGGGCAAACCGGGAAAAGTCGATGGTGCTTTCCAGCTTTTTGCCGTTTTCCACAATAGATAGACTCATGTTCAGAAAAAACTCATACCAACAATCACGGTATCACCGGGATGAACTGTGTGTCTTACATCAACATTTTCAATCAGTTGATTGCTCTTCGACAGACGAATAGCAATATCTTTGCGGTCTGCACGATCAGTAAATCCACCGGCCAACGCCAGCGCTTTTTCAACGGTCAACCCCGGCTCGTAGCCATACCCATTCGGCTTGTGAACTTCACCCGTGATATAGAACTTCCGGAATTCGGCGATGCTGACCGTCACCATCGGATTTTGCAGATAGTCACCACGCAGGCGATGAGTCAATTCTTCGCTCACCTGCCCCGGCGTTTTTCCTTTCAACACCAGTTGACCGATATAGGGAAAAGTAATCGCGCCACTTTTATCCAACATGAATTTCATTGTCATCTCAGGCTCGCCGTATACCAGAATATTGACGGCGTCGCCTTCATCTAACTGATAACCGGTGTCCTCGCTGTCAGGTTTGTCCATCTGCTGCGGACTTGACAGGGTACATCCGGCCAGCAATGCGCTCAGGCACAGAAAAATGCACAGCTTTATTATTCTCACGTTAGATCTGTACCTTAGTTGTAAACATAATCAGAGAGTTATCGTGGCCCAGCGTTCTGATGACCTGGCGATTACCATCAGGGCCAATAAAGAAAGAATCAGTATTTTTATTAGAACGGAGCGTGTTTAGTTGGTACTTAACTTCAACGTTAATAGAGGGCCTGACGCTATAGTTCATAGCGAATGTGAATACCCTGTTCCTGTCTTTACGATCATCCAGATAATTCTTGTAATCATCTGTCAGGTACGAATAATCGAACGTGGTAGAGAATTTCCCAACCAGCCAAACATGCTGATAAGAGATACCATATTCAGACACCATGATATAGCCACCGACTTCTGTCGGATCTTTGATGCGCTGTGCCGTATGAGCGATAAAAGCAGACTGTTTAACCGGCTTCCACTCACCCTGAATGTTCCAGTTGACGCCACTGAAATCCCTGGCATTCGGGTTATTATCAAAGGTTTTGTATAACCAGGATACGTTCGCATCAATACGGGTTTTGCCTGTAAGCTGCGATTTGACGCCGTATTCCAGGTAATAGTCGTTGTTGTCTTTTTTAGCATCGATTTCATAACGCCGCTGATTATGAGTAAAGCGGTAGTTAAAGCGCGTTGCCTGGGAGTATTGGTCAGTGAGTTCTGCTACCAAACCGTTCTCATGCCATTCCTGCCCAAGGATATAGTTATAAAAATCAATATCGGTATTTCTGATATCACCGGTATGGCCTAAACGCAGTTTTTTAAACAACACAGCAACGTCGGCTTTACCTCGCCCACCCGGTGTACCATAGCTGTAACGTAATTCGCTATTGAAAAGCGTGTTACTCAACGGTGAATGAATACCAAATTCGCGCAACTGTTGAGGCCGAAATCCTTCGGTAATACCACTCCCACGCGCTTCATGGCCAAGGGAGTCATCAAGAATAAGCGCTATCCCATGCCTTTGCCCATAGCGCCATGCGCCATTAAATCGCAACAGATGATCGGTATAATTATCCGCCGGGGCGCTGCCGTAATGACGATAATCCCCAGAATACATCAGTAAATAGCGGTCCTGATCACGTTGACCAATAGCTTTAAGCGTTGGCTTGAGGCTTTGAAAATCAGATCCTATCACGTCTTGATGATAAGCCTGATTGGTCACGTTACTCTCATGCCCATAATCCAGACCAAGCTGGCTTTGAAAATCAATACCCGCAATACCGATATGCGATTTAGGTACCAGTTCCGCCCAGGAAGGGTGAGGTATTACCATTCCCGCAGCAATGATCAATTTAGTACGCATTTTCACCGATAAAGCCTTTGAAAATGGTTCTAAAGATAATCTTGATATCCAGCCAGAGGGACCAGCTTTGAATGTAGGCAATATCGTAGTAAACCCGTTTTTCCATTTTATCGAGGGTATCCACCTCACCACGATAACCATTAACCTGCGCCAACCCTGATATTCCCGGCTTCACTTTATGGCGAATCATGTAATTTTCGACCAGTTGCCGATACTGTTCATTATGCACAACCGCGTGGGGCCGGGGACCAATAATTGACATTGTACCTTGTAATACATTGAAAAACTGAGGCAATTCATCTAACGAGGTCCGGCGTAAAAAAGCACCAAAGCGTGTAACGCGCGGATCGTTTTTCGTTGCCTGCTTCACAACATCGCTATTCTCCATCACGTGCATCGAGCGAAATTTCCACACTTTGATTTTGTTGCCACTCAGGCCGTAGCGATCCTGCTTGAATAACACCGGCCCAGGCGACGTCAGCTTGATGCCGATAGCAATCACTAATAGCAACGGCGAAATCATCAGCGTAATAATTCCACCAATGATCAAATCCTCCGCACGCTTAATTACTGAGCCAAGACCGTCAAACGGCGATCTAAAAATACTGATGGTTTGAATATTATTAATGGAACGAAGCTGTGATACGTATGAACTATAAGAATAAAGATCAG harbors:
- a CDS encoding GumC family protein, producing MSLSIVENGKKLESTIDFSRFAQELKKNGWKIALSGLVAAAVAYPLINMITPKYVSTATVLIKAQQDNVSPLPQVDGYDSTRSGYYETQYALMQSRIVLEQAVRDIKLYQNSAINGDSDKNADNQADEQQQVDRALKAMVPNLTINGVRTTHLATISYESASPALSAEIANGVAQAFINYTARQKHLKTLKARELNQKQMEEVWQQVVAQQAAIDQFLKREGLLTFRGVDGFETEQLGIVTTKLADATQRRITAETNYNSVRLNAGKSLENIISLPDISNHAQIQDLRIALTQARRSLYDLRKRYGLKHTKILEAEAQVQAIEEQTRTVLLELETGLSKQYQAALRDEKYYQQLLDQQKAAFQTLASKRDEYNNLTTALEKTKELYKALYQRTKEQTLAGNYLEPDAVLYDPAVPADKPSKPNKAMLLVMAVMLTLIFSVVYFIVRAALDNSINSISQMKKRLNVEPVGEIRRFTNGLRRTQVVRLITESPLDVDIVHSIRTHILLSHPSCQTIAISSTEAGEGRSLLAHLLATSFSADQKTLLIDLDFFNNAGLTQDLAQPSAIGMAEILQDQSIMDAALVTVSENLSFLPRGNAQMSSLLMLSSEQVATLMAELRTRYQRIIIDVAAVNQTQDIQLINRVTDGLIFVLKAGAWRAGDVLSAIEKVKHHHAVLIGAVINQVADNDLETKEGIRSLSHHMNALINRTGHL
- a CDS encoding lipopolysaccharide biosynthesis protein translates to MSLLKSVSTIASSSVLSQLIGALSIWLISHKYDMAEVGIYALNYSIVLVGAQVCTFASQLLIPKQQDSELAQNVVFSTLQSLITAVPYAVLTAWLFQQNVFFLYLLTLSYALVLIAENLSLRAGNYRFLAFQRLSVSTVVVLSVVFTSHSSAFYWAWACTMMALISGCILYSFNIHIITFRHFSLQRNTAFFTQHFHHLTRVGSAEVLAMVNNNLPIMLINFWFSSLTAGYFSVVSRFCLSPVVIIGNAVRNSIFSSWSADFRNKRFNYDEFKKVRRVLLAAGVICTLGVFVCYPLVMNLFFSEEWINSIPTSRYMLPYLFPALAVCPLTVIELIFGSHRYFLRIQLEQLSIVLIAFVIVPYFYHQYATSMILFSVLTLVRYAFIYIKVNKRANALKSMMTES
- a CDS encoding outer membrane beta-barrel protein, yielding MRTKLIIAAGMVIPHPSWAELVPKSHIGIAGIDFQSQLGLDYGHESNVTNQAYHQDVIGSDFQSLKPTLKAIGQRDQDRYLLMYSGDYRHYGSAPADNYTDHLLRFNGAWRYGQRHGIALILDDSLGHEARGSGITEGFRPQQLREFGIHSPLSNTLFNSELRYSYGTPGGRGKADVAVLFKKLRLGHTGDIRNTDIDFYNYILGQEWHENGLVAELTDQYSQATRFNYRFTHNQRRYEIDAKKDNNDYYLEYGVKSQLTGKTRIDANVSWLYKTFDNNPNARDFSGVNWNIQGEWKPVKQSAFIAHTAQRIKDPTEVGGYIMVSEYGISYQHVWLVGKFSTTFDYSYLTDDYKNYLDDRKDRNRVFTFAMNYSVRPSINVEVKYQLNTLRSNKNTDSFFIGPDGNRQVIRTLGHDNSLIMFTTKVQI
- a CDS encoding polysaccharide biosynthesis/export family protein; this encodes MRIIKLCIFLCLSALLAGCTLSSPQQMDKPDSEDTGYQLDEGDAVNILVYGEPEMTMKFMLDKSGAITFPYIGQLVLKGKTPGQVSEELTHRLRGDYLQNPMVTVSIAEFRKFYITGEVHKPNGYGYEPGLTVEKALALAGGFTDRADRKDIAIRLSKSNQLIENVDVRHTVHPGDTVIVGMSFF